A part of Diachasmimorpha longicaudata isolate KC_UGA_2023 chromosome 11, iyDiaLong2, whole genome shotgun sequence genomic DNA contains:
- the LOC135167372 gene encoding rRNA-processing protein FCF1 homolog, whose protein sequence is MGKNKKTRKVVMQRFAQMKKMISPNDPRIKAEKRAASKKKKPENPSEMKVREVPQQSSALFFQYNTQLGPPYHILIDTNFINFSIKNKLDIIQNMMECLYAKCIPYITDCVMGELEKLGQKYKIALRIIKDPRFERLHCIHKGTYADDCLVNRVTQHKCYIVATNDKELKSRIRKIPGVPIMYVSQHRYTIERMPDAYGAPK, encoded by the exons ATG ggaaaaaacaagaaaacTAGGAAGGTGGTGATGCAGAGGTTTGCACAGATGAAGAAGATGATCAGTCCCAATGATCCCAGaat aAAAGCAGAAAAAAGAGCAGCTTCAAAGAAAAAGAAACCCGAAAACCCATCGGAAATGAAAGTCAGAGAAGT ACCCCAACAATCGTCAGCCCTATTCTTCCAATACAACACGCAATTAGGGCCCCCTTATCACATTCTGATCGACACCAACTTCATAAAtttctcgataaaaaataaactcgaCATAATTCAGAATATGATGGAGTGCCTCTACGCAAAATGCATTCCCTATATAACGGATTGTGTGATGGGAGAGCTGGAGAAGCTGGGACAGAAATACAAGATTGCATTGAGGATCATTAAGGACCCAAGGTTCGAAAGGCTCCACTGCATACATAAGGGAACATACGCCGATGATTGTTTGGTGAATAGAGTGACACAACACAAGTGCTACATTGTAGCGACTAATGACAAGGAATTGAAGAGTAGAATTAGGAAAATACCTGGTGTGCCTATTATGTATGTGTCACAGCACCGGTATACTATCGAAAGAATGCCTGACGCCTATGGAGCCCCTAAGTAA
- the LOC135167336 gene encoding E3 ubiquitin-protein ligase RFWD3-like: protein MNIELEPPNDPGLGESPSPSAEEEEDEDDDNIILSSVDLENVGNIEIIENVENVANIIEVQAINDNSQEGAPEILEVAIPQVEIPQNEDSTASSATSSSAPESEEEKPRKKRKLELDEPKSLTQESDEPDEGRSCPICMEPWTNSGDHRLCSLACGHLFGHKCVLRWLKQECTAQNRRCPHCNTKAHTKDIRMIYTTTLSAVDTIELDRLRNELQTVMTRNKNMESEISKSQLRYKIAQDRIKELTQKITDLESERRHIKSEMRDRDTGQSSRKFHLDNTFEIGKDACCRVFDYNSWYGYLTVSQKSPNTIFSGYGIKTIDTHKYEQMQFTLLHSQAIRDMAFHQTQKSLLLSVSFDKTAKLMDIHNNQVVHGFPVESQVWSCCWTGDNPNIFVVGTQKGLITQFDIRQTAGALDTLESPGDRSPVVSLATVPQGSSNGVARGGFLATHLNSCYAYEIRNNVYVAKQMLHEGPFTCVRYDSQNHHALISCRPNARNPFARHIVFSLEKATEITVICNNVHTFTAGNAQNILSRPCHINLADDTFVAAHQESNKSVPIWSVATGKEVQSLPASTPVIDLCSFRLQNSVVLGALSANKLRLYNFDEP, encoded by the coding sequence ATGAATATCGAGCTAGAACCGCCTAACGATCCTGGCCTGGGGGAGAGTCCTAGTCCCAGTGCCGAGGAGGAGGAAGATGAGGACGACGACAACATAATCTTGTCATCAGTTGATTTAGAAAATGTGGGTAAcatcgaaataatcgagaacgTCGAAAACGTTGCGAACATAATCGAAGTGCAGGCCATAAATGACAATTCCCAAGAGGGTGCGCCCGAGATCCTGGAAGTGGCAATACCCCAAGTGGAGATACCCCAAAACGAGGACTCAACAGCGTCCTCAGCGACATCCTCATCAGCCCCCGAGTCCGAGGAGGAGAAGCCGCGAAAGAAGAGAAAATTGGAGTTGGATGAACCAAAGTCCCTGACACAAGAGTCCGATGAACCTGACGAGGGTAGATCCTGTCCCATATGTATGGAGCCCTGGACGAATTCCGGTGATCATCGTCTCTGCTCATTGGCCTGCGGTCACCTGTTCGGTCACAAGTGTGTTCTCAGATGGCTGAAGCAAGAGTGCACAGCACAAAATCGCCGGTGTCCCCATTGCAACACAAAGGCCCACACCAAGGACATCAGAATGATCTACACAACTACTCTGTCAGCTGTGGACACCATCGAGCTGGATCGTCTTAGAAACGAACTGCAGACTGTTATGACGAGAAATAAGAATATGGAGTCAGAAATATCGAAGTCTCAATTGCGATACAAAATTGCTCAGGACCGGATAAAGGAGCTCACGCAGAAAATAACAGATCTGGAGAGTGAGAGACGGCATATCAAGAGTGAGATGAGGGACAGAGATACTGGCCAAAGCAGCAGAAAATTCCATCTTGACAATACTTTTGAGATTGGCAAAGACGCCTGCTGCAGGGTCTTTGATTACAACTCTTGGTACGGCTACTTAACTGTCTCCCAGAAGTCCCCTAACACAATTTTCTCGGGATATGGAATCAAGACAATTGACACGCACAAGTACGAGCAGATGCAGTTCACTCTGCTGCACAGCCAGGCAATCAGGGACATGGCTTTTCACCAAACGCAAAAATCACTGTTGCTGTCAGTGAGCTTTGATAAGACTGCAAAGTTGATGGATATCCATAACAATCAGGTGGTGCACGGTTTTCCAGTGGAGTCGCAGGTGTGGAGTTGTTGTTGGACAGGGGATAATCCTAATATATTTGTGGTGGGAACGCAGAAGGGACTGATAACTCAGTTTGATATTCGACAGACTGCTGGGGCGTTGGATACATTGGAAAGTCCTGGGGACAGATCACCCGTTGTATCGCTGGCTACTGTGCCGCAGGGATCCTCCAATGGAGTGGCGAGAGGTGGTTTTTTGGCTACTCACTTGAACTCTTGCTATGCTTATGAAATAAGGAACAATGTTTATGTGGCCAAGCAGATGCTTCACGAGGGCCCATTCACATGTGTGCGTTATGACTCGCAGAATCATCATGCACTTATCTCATGTAGGCCCAATGCAAGGAATCCTTTCGCCAGGCACATTGTTTTTTCGCTGGAAAAGGCAACTGAGATCACCGTTATTTGTAATAATGTGCATACATTTACGGCTGGAAATGCTCAGAATATTCTGTCAAGACCTTGTCATATTAATTTAGCTGATGATACTTTTGTGGCTGCACATCAGGAGTCCAATAAGAGTGTTCCCATCTGGAGTGTTGCTACGGGAAAGGAGGTGCAGAGCCTTCCTGCTTCGACTCCTGTTATTGATTTATGCTCATTCAGACTGCAAAATTCCGTTGTTCTTGGCGCACTGTCCGCAAATAAACTCAGACTGTACAATTTCGATGAACCGTAA